From Solanum lycopersicum chromosome 4, SLM_r2.1:
tatatagaataatattctaattagataaaactaaacaaccatctataatcaattaaataattcaaatgaaagaatcaatatatatcataatagtttgccaaacgGCCTTAATACAAAGCTTTGAATAAAATGTCTTCAATGAAACGCTAGGgaaaacatccactagctatgtataaatttttaagCTAAAATGATAGATATAGCATCCTCGAattcaagaggacctaccaaagtctgaAGATCGCTAATCGGAACCGCTTCAATGAGTCTTCAATCTGCTCTCTGATCTgcgcctataaaaatagtaatagtatagggttagtacacacttttactaagtatgggtgtatgcacatatacacgtaaggactatgcatgatcaagaaAAGCTCTTCCTACATTAACATGTCATTTCTGAAAAGTGAAGTCACTAGACATTCTCAATTCGTTATTTGTGAATcatggtatgaatatgacatattttaatgcattcaaagcacacaactcatttccTATATtaacataagaccttggaatcataaacataattttagaacacctcgaatgaaaaattataaatttgctCATCCCAAACCCGAGAGCTCTTCCCCCAAGacatagtttatttttcagtctttttgaggtgtagttcaatgatctcttTAATCCTATGTCTTACTTACAAGTTAAATGATTCACTATAGTCCTATACCTACAATAAATCGAGCAAGTAATCTAAAAGACTAGGGAAATGATTTGGCTACCTTACTACAAGTTAttttttccattcttgttaaattgggcatgaaatctttatatgccaatctttattggctacgaacttatttcatcattttcatattatgaagATTATGGGGCATTGATTAGCCATTATGTTTTACtcccctttattggcataatataagaagtcattataagccaatttttatttggctatagccattatttgatcatttgcataatgtgAAGATATTGGAGCATATATATTGATTTGGCACAAGACAATAACTTGTTAAAAAGGGGTTGTTCACCGATCAAAGTGAACGTAGATCATGTGATCTAAATATGAAATTCAGTATCTGCCCgacaccgaaaaggggtggttcaccggataaagtgaaaccaagtgcagtgtcttccccacaccaaaaagaggtggttcacggCTAAAGTGAACCGAATACTTTCTTGagcatttaaccgacatagatcatgtgagctaaacatgaaattcagtgtctgccccacaccgaaaatgGGTGGTTCCACCGGCCAAAGCGAACCACAtcatacctagctctcttaggtggaatccatTTGCTAGTTTCCTATGCTGGCAACATAGTTCTAAGACTAGGAGATTTTCGGAGACTCTTATCCACCTCGATGGAGCCTTACTCATGAGGCTTAAATGTGCTGGCACAAGCTCATTgttagtctatcggtgctttgctcaacttctttttctttataacttttagagttgactcaaacattatggaagcttgcttctaatcatgaggtttacttaaaTTTTTGGATAACCGTTCATCTCTTTCTTTAATTGATGAAATGTTAATTtaaccttacattatcatcttggtgttaatgagacttgtctcatgattactaacaccctcttatgtgagtatctttaacattggtcatgcttaatttggCATAACTTAGTTATTAGccaattttatatcatattttggaaataacattGTAAGTAAATTCTATTCAACTTTTTGGACAATATAttgctagccaatttgttggcataaatcAAACTATGATATTATCACTATCAATTAACTCCATGAATGTACTATAGTTATTTCATCATTCTaagcaagtatacatttaacaGTGAACTAAACTTCACGAACGATTCATAACAAGTTCATCTTCTCGAATACAATTAGGCATTACAACTTCTTTAACTCATGCAACTAATACTCTAATCATACGAATCAAATCTATAGGCCTCATTAGACATTAGCAAATAAAAAAACGTACACATAATGATCAATTAGCACCATAAACCAACAACATGCTCGAGATTACATCTACGTACTATTATAAtcgaaaacaaggataactaaGGACATGGACGTTCAGCAACGTTAttgggaacaaccttagtttcgaTGATCTTGAATACATACAACATTTGAAAATCCTCTTTAAAAAAGGAAACCAAGAGAAAAAACCCACAACttatgtagaattgaatctacgaacACCACTTTGCACTTTTTAAcgaaaactttgaagaacttctTGAAATCGCTTAAGGagaacttttgtttttcttgcaTTTCTTTACTGCTTTCAAGTCGTGCGTTTCTTAGTGAATGATCGTGAGTTTAGGTCTAGGAACTGAATATTTAGTTTAGCTTAGACTAATTAACTtgattaataaatcaattagctaatttaCTAAAACGCCCCTCCTAAATTAACTAGAATTAGTAGAACACTTGACTTAactgaaatctggaaattgcttAGTGGTTTTGGTTTTgaccaattaaattaattaattaagtttctaatttaattaattaggtaacctagagtaattactaaagtaccctaagttgttaggaccataatcaaccctttggaccatcctagattAGGTACTTggatgtttcttagttagttacttgtctagtgtaaggattttggtttgaccatttaaattacttaattaagtttttaatttaattaattaagtgacctagggtaattactaaagtacctcTAAGTCAATAGGATCATAACCAACCATTTTGGACCAtcttaggttaggtactaggatgtttcttagttagttactaCGTTAGTGTCACTCGGTTAGGTCTTAGATTGTTGGGtgcactagttagtttatttggttagtcctaggttagttagctaGTTAGGTAATTTGGTTAGATCCTAGAGTTGGTTAGGAAGATCAGACCCACATTGCTTGACCCCCACATGTGTGCCTGCCctaaccaccctaaccgaattcttACACATGTGCTTAGACATGGGTTGCTGCTCATTTCTTGTTGTCCCAAGGATCGTCACTAcatccttgggcactgcttactctacatgatcattttaaatggtcatgtgctatggtacctaggcttgacgcTTGGATGTCTTGTACAAATGTAATGTTGTAAGCAATGAAATCTATATTATAGCTTAGGGCCgtcattgcaggtacaatttctaaacaagcttggattatatttaaattacttgtgtatacatagaaaattggctagcaccttaagccaatattctccaacatgcccaatattactaaatattgggcattagatgcctatgtaccccaatacatattcttaaaatctAATAGACTCTTTACTAGGCATgaacattttctggaatgttaccaAAAACATGGAAGAGCCCTTACTTGGATAGAATgatgaagaaaagagaaaaaatgacATGTGTTAAGAATGGAAAAGTATAAAATGATGAATATAAGTGATCTGTAAATTTAAAACACGTGAGGATGACACAATTATAATAGAGAactgaaaatacaaaaaatacccTTTATAACAAGTGAAGCATAAAAACTATAGGAAAATCTTTACTTGAATAAAATGCTGAAGAAATGAGAACAAATGTGATGtgcaaagaaatgatgaatacAAGTGATGTGCAAATTGAAAATGCTGGTAGAACATATAGTTGTATAATAGGGaactgaaaaatgaaaaatatctttTGGAGCACTAAAGCATGAAAAGAGCCCTTAGTGGAGATAATGTTGAAGAAAGGAGAATAATGGTAGATTATAAACTAATCAAGAAATACTGAAAACACAAGAGGAAGATACATAATTACAATAGGCAATTGAAAAGGCAAAAATACCTTTTAGAGCAGTGAAACATCAAAACATGAAAGAGCCCTTACCTGTATAGAATgttgaagaaagaagaaaaactgTGATGTGCAAAAAACAATAAAGTATAAATTGATGAAGACAAGTGATGTGTAAATTGATAACATAGGAGAAACACACATATAGAGTAATAATAAGGAACTTAAAAGACGTAAATACCATTTAGATAAGTGAAGCATGAAAGCTTAGAAGATCCCTTACCCGGATAGAATGCTGAAAAAAGGAGAAGAGATGTGTTAGGCAAAGTATAGTGGAGTATAAACTGATGAAGACAAGTGAAGAGTAAATTGAAAACACGTGAGGAAGACACAGTTATAATAGAGAactgaaaatacaaaaataccctTTATAAGCATTGAAGCGTAGAAACTATAGGAAAACCCTTAGTTGTATTAAATGttgaagaaatgagaaaaaatgtAATGTGCAAAGAACCGATGAAGATAATTGATGTGTAAATTAAAAACACTGATAGCAGACATGTAGTTGTAATAGGGAactgaaaagagaaaaatatcttATAGAACACTAAAACATGAAAACATGGAAGAGCCCTTACCGTGATATAATGCTGAAGAAAGGAGAAGAATAGTGAATTATAAACTAATCAAAGACAAGATTGAAAACACGGGAGGAAGACTCATAATTACAATAGGGAATTGAAAAGGCGAAAACACCCTTCAGAGCAGTGAAACAACATAGCATGAAAGAGCTCTTACCTTTATAGAATGcttaagaaaggaaaaaaagtatGATGTACAAAGAACACTGGAGTATAAATTGATCAAGACATGTGATGTGTAAATTAAAAACATAGGAGAAAGACACATAGTAATAATAGGGAACTTAAAAGACGAAAATATCCTTTAGATCAGTGAAGCATGAAAGCGCAGAAGAGCCCTTAACTGGATAGAATGCCGAAGGAAAATGTGATGTGCAAAGTATAGTAGTGTATAAActgacaaagaaaaataaagtgtaaACAGAAAACACGGGAGGAAGGCACGTAATTATAATAAGGaactgaaaaaatgaaaatatcctTTAGAGCAGTTAAGTATGAAAACATGAAAGAACCCTTACCTGGATAGTATGGATAGATAGAAAACTAAAGAAAGGTGAAGAATTGTGATGTGCAAAGAAGATTGGAGAATAAACTGATTGAGACAACTGATGTGTTGCAAACAACATGCACAATCACAGTCACAACAAAAAACCACACTTGAGGccacaaataaatcaaataggTTCATTTCATGAGATTATTAACATAATGTCATTTTACATTCATCCCTTATGTTTTCCCAATAATATCGAGATGATGGTCACGCTATTACAAAAAGGTGGATGCAACTTGTAAATTGTAAATTTGATCGATTTGATACACACacgaaaattttgaaagattaaaGCTATATAATATTTGAAGTACAACAACTTAGATATGTGTTAGccaattttagaatttcttttacACAGATAGATGTAAGATTCAAATTTCTAATCTCACTTAGAGAGGTGTACACAATCATTGCATTATATACTTCGAACGTTCGAGTAGCTCGTGATGCCATTCGGTAAGGTACGAACCACATTTTGCACTCTTATGAATAATTATGGGTTCacacatttatatttaaaaatcttttcaaaTATAACACTACTTTATATGATTTAAGGAGGAAAACACTGGTTTACTTGAACCCGGTAATCCTCAATTCTAATGGATTGAAATAGCTTGAGCTAAATAAGTCGAAACAAATTGAATGGGTCGAATTTCTTTTTGCCATCCTGGATATGGACTACGAAAATTCACGATTTAGCAGCATTCATTCACGATTTAGCAGCATTCGATCAAAGATATATAGTTgaaataaattgatatattaCTAGCCAAACAATGGAAGGGACGCATTACATCAAACATTAAACGCCAAAGGCACTATACATACATCAGTAGGTGCACGCAAGCTAGTTGTGGCACTACCGTTATAAAGCAAACAAATGTACTCGAGACGAGAAGGGCGAAAAATTGTGCACTTCCTTCTATAGGTCTCGGCCACGAGTGTGTCGCTTCAAGAATTATACTGGGAGATTTTAACCCTCTACTAGCAGGttcctcattttattttagatggaaacaacctctctacctttaAGAGGTATTAGTAACGTATGAGTACACTCTATCTTCCTCAGGCCCTACTGTGTGGAAATAATTTCACTCGATATGTTGTTTCCCTCCTTACTCCTTAGGCCTGATATCAATCCCTTCAATAATTAAGCCAGCTTTCCTGTCACCTCCCTTTACCTCTGTTAAACTAATCTCTACTTCAGCTTCTTGTCCCCTCTTGACAAAGAATTCTCCCAACTCTATTTCCATCCACCCATCACTTCTCTGCTTAGGACGACACCCTTTTGGTGCATCTTCCGTTTCCTCTCTCAATATGCGAGCCATGTGGTGGGTGAATATTCCTAACCGTCGCGGGACTACTTGGTATCTGTACTGTCTCCTTCCTCCCTGAGGGttcaaataaaatgtatgtGTATATCTTTCATGCCCAGCAATCCCTACTGAACTCTCTGCAGGTTGGTTTTCAAATCCACAGGTCCTGGTTTTTGTCGTGAACACAAGGTAAGCGCCATATGTAGTGTCAGGGGAGAGcatatttgtgtttattttgCCAGATATGTCAAACCAGCAGACATCAAGAAGCTCGGCAACTTCTGAAAACCTATTAATTACCACACAAAATCAATCAaacatcaaatgaaaaaatgCGGCCTTTGCCCTCCTTACTTCTCTTAAACAATCATCAAAAGTTGTGTATATGTGTGAAATATATACCTCGACTCAGGAAGGGAAATCCATCTCCAATGCCTAGGCGTATCGACCCAAACAATTTGCAACGACCTTGCAGCTAACATGTAACATTTCTTTCCACTCCCTTTCTCCAATGAGAAGCTCTAATTTAATTTGCATCAACAGTGCTATGTCAGTCAGATGGATACTTAGCAAGTAAGCAACTAACAAAATGAAGCATCAAGTGTGGGTCAAAGCATAGAAAGCAAGAggaaaatgagttattatatcatatatggaCCAAAATTCAAAagcaaaaaagataaagaatgtCACTTTCATATACTTAAAACTTGATGGTGGAGCCACACTATCTATTCGTGGGGCCAAACAGGTCCCATTAgtaatatttgtttttcttcaatttccttTACTACTACTTAACAGTCAAAGGACAAAAAAGGCAGGGAAAAAGGGATAACAGTGACAGGGAAAGGCTATGGTTTATGCAACCTGAAATGGAAACCATAAGTTTATAACTGATTTGAAAGCTACTAATTTGATATCCATGCAAAACAAAAGTACAACAAACACTAGAAACTCATTTTTCACATTGATAGACTATCATTTTCACACACATGATGTATTATAGATATATCATCAAACTGCTCGTTTATAACAACTATATGCATGAAATAATCTTCCAGTCGACTTAAGATCTAGAGCAAGATTTTAGTAGAGACTTCAACGACTTTGTTATGTTTACTGGACCAATTCAATCTAtgaatagcaattctagaaacAAATTTGGATCATTATCATTTACCCGTCAATTTATGTTTTCATATGTACACTGTATAATCTGtagtaaaaaatgcaaaaaagtgTTAATAGGGAAATCAATACATAGGCATACGCCATAAATATAGATTTATCTCTAATGCAACACGGATAATTTCCATTGAATAATCAAACAGATCTTTTTCCCAATTCACtctgcttatttattcataactTGCCAAATAATTCAGAGAACAATCTTTCAACAACTGAATGATATAGTTGCTTGAGCGACGTAGAATCTTCTCTTATGGTATATAATTAACTTGCACACATTTCATATTTGAAAGTCACCCAATAAGGTAAATTAAAGCATGAAGTAATGCTTAATCGATCGATCAATGTTCTAGGCTTTTAGTTCAGAACAAAACGTATGATCGATGCGACCTACCTAGAATACACATACTCCCATCTCGTTCAACTTAAATACCATATTAGCCATTTGCATCTCCCCTGAGTTATTTTACCAATTCATCATTatttgcttcttctttttttatcttttgatatatttataatcTCTCCACACATATGGTGAAAAAGGATGCTGCCCTCTTGATCAGAAGTGTTTCCATTCGAGATTTTTAGATATGAAAAAATCTTGATAGGTGTTTCATGCAAATGAAGCCTACACAGTGCAAATCTAGATTAGTCCGCCTAAAATCTCTCTCCAATTTGGACAAATACTACTCACACTATCCATGCTAATTACTAAGggtaaaattggaaaaaaaaattactagttcttttgttgattttatggATAAATAGTGGCATGCATTTATTTAGTTCAAGAATGtgacattaattaattagcaaCAACAAAAACTGAATATTGAATAAGTTAATAATAAgcaaaaaaagttaattataattgattataagtTACTAACCCTGGTACCACCGTCGATGAGAATAGGGTTATCACATAGGTATAAGTAAAGGTCTTTCTTTGAACCGAAATTAAGTGAATCTGGACCGTCAATGGACCGGGAAATGATATCATAATAATCCGGCGGCAGAAACCGTTCCCAAACGGCGTCGGATTCAGCTGCTGACCGGAAAGTTGAAGCCACCAGCGCCAGCCGGCAGGCGTCCTTGGGGCTCGTCAACGACAGTGCCGTAGCTATACAACCTTCCGGCAGTTCGTCGCCGCAGGCGAATCTCTCCACCGCCATTCACTGAATTTAGTAGACAGCAAAATATATATCGTTGTATGTATTTGGATGAATTGTAGAGAAGATCGTTATAAATCATGCCGGGTGAGTAGGAATCTTGGCCTATTTATAGCACACTTATTATTCTTTAAAACAACGCAAAAGGCCTAAATTTACTTGTTTATTCTCTCCCTATACTTTTTAATTAGGCTCTTCATGGTtattggcaaaaaaaaaaaaaaattgaatctcaattcaaaccaaatcaattttaaaaaaatagatattaattgagtttggttttaaattttgaaaattaatattaCTTGATTTGGTTTGggctttatcaaaaaaaaaattataaaaataatcaaactgCAACGATAAATtagttatataaattttataattatttatatattattcaatatataaaatatatatatattttgttgaagtaTATTTAAcatagttttttaattttataattttctcaaTCCCAAAACTCTAGCCGGACTATAACAATTCTAAGTTCAAGTTCACATAAAATAGTAACACTTTATCGCAATTAAAACACTTTTTTCGTGTAACAATAACTTTTGTTAGTATTGCTTAATTCAATCGACAATAGCTTTTCTGTCGATTGTTCATGTGTTAGATGTTTATATCTATCGAAGTATGTCCAAAAAATACTATTACTTTCAAATCGGATAAACAAGAAAAACTAATCAAAGCGAACCAAACGgataataatcaaattaaccGATGTTTATTTTTCGTTTGGTTTAGTtttagaaatttagaaaattgattaaattggtttggttttgattttagtTAATAATCGATCCAAATCGAACCATGAACACCCCTACTTTTGATTGTCatgatttgtttttaaaatcaaattataagaattttgattaatGTTTTACAATGTAACTAttcattatattgatatgtcaaaatttcaatttatactactttttctataattttgaatatctatttttttaaacatattgaattaatgCAATCTAAGTTAACTTTgagaattaatcaaattgactatCGAAAAACGTAATATTACAATTAAAGCTGGACAGAGGGAATAACTACATGCTTAAACTATCATAATCTATAACACATACTCCACTCCACTCATCCctttttaattgtcatgtttcatttttaaaaagttaatttaactaatttttaaaattaaattagatcacattaatatgatgtttaaaattttaaaaaaatcaaattattaaaaaacttatacaaaagatactataaattataatattttatatattaacatgatgaaaaagatatatcataaaatgttaattaaatttttttattatttaactctaagaaaagaaatgataacaataatcaaatattgggttcaaaaaaaaagacatataaTTTCAAGTTTCACAAaatttctatttaaaaaatattaaactccTTTACGTTCAACGAACAAACTAAaggaaaaatcaatttaataaaatattaatatcaataaataagtttagtccaaaaaatttatcaatccaTTAACcaaatttaaagtaaaattgaGTGAGTgacgaaaaagaaaaaactctcTTCCCAATTTTTTGgatatcaagaaaaatatattcaataaatgAACACATTAATTTTCCTTTCTCTCACTATAATAATGAGGGACAAAGTCTCTttccaaaaattaaagaaacttTTCTTTTCActctatttttgaattttccatttccctcccttttgaatttttatgtttcCCATTTATAGTAATCCAAATCCAACAAGTTGATCAGCCGCTcatggttttttatttttaatttatatcctAGATAGTATCTAAcgatattttattgataatataattaaagaaaacaaaCCTCAATAGAGATGAGTACTGCTCATGAATCATGATTCCTTTCACtttgtttgaatcatttttattcgttgttttataatgtattatattatatatagatacaATATTTGGCTAGActgtattatttgttgttgtttaataacgttttaattgttttgatttaataatatcgtactgtattgtaatttataaatttactaaaaatatccttaattattttaGGGTCGAAGGTTTggctaaatataaatatttaagataaagagtaaaatagtatttttaaatattcggtaaagatataattggaaaaagaaatcaaataataatGGGAACACACCAAATCGATTGttctataaaatatgtattttcaatGTTAcgtaaaaacaaaatttaacaatataatataatacattttaagtaacaacTAAAACAAACATTGTACGTATAGTAACGAAACGATATAATACAAGAATAAGAAACGACGATGCTCTTTTGTCATATTTATTCACCTAAT
This genomic window contains:
- the LOC101266815 gene encoding putative F-box protein PP2-B12, whose protein sequence is MAVERFACGDELPEGCIATALSLTSPKDACRLALVASTFRSAAESDAVWERFLPPDYYDIISRSIDGPDSLNFGSKKDLYLYLCDNPILIDGGTRSFSLEKGSGKKCYMLAARSLQIVWVDTPRHWRWISLPESRFSEVAELLDVCWFDISGKINTNMLSPDTTYGAYLVFTTKTRTCGFENQPAESSVGIAGHERYTHTFYLNPQGGRRQYRYQVVPRRLGIFTHHMARILREETEDAPKGCRPKQRSDGWMEIELGEFFVKRGQEAEVEISLTEVKGGDRKAGLIIEGIDIRPKE